Part of the Tolypothrix sp. PCC 7910 genome, CGCAGTGGATGCTCCCAAGTGGGGGGTGAGGATCATTTCTTTACCGAGCGATCGCAAATCCGATTCGCCTAATGGTTCAGACTCGAATACATCTAAGGCTGCACCAGCTATTTTACCTTCTTTGATTGCCGCCGCTAAAGCTGCTTCATCAATAATGCCACCACGGGCACAGTTAATAATCCGGGCAGTAGGTTTCATCTTTGCCAAGGTTTTGGCATTGATTAAATGGGCTGTTTCTGAAGTTTTGGGGATGTGTAAGGTGATGTAGTCTGCTTGCTGGATCAGCAAATCTAAATCAACTAATTGACAGCCAATTTGTTCAGCTCGTTCTGTAGAGATGAAGGGATCGTAACCTAACAATTTCATTCCCATCGCCTTAGCTACAGCCGCGACGTGGGAACCAATTTTACCCAACCCAACAATACCGAGAGTTTTTTTGTAAACTTCTGCGCCGACAAAAGTTTTGCGATCCCACTCACCTTTTTTCACCGAGACATTTGCATCGGGGATGTGACGAGACAAAGCCAACATCATTGCGATCGCGTGTTCGGCTGCTGCGATCGTGTTACCTTCAGGAGAATTGACAACCACAATCCCGTGGCGTGTGGCAGCGGGGACATCCACATTATCCACACCTACACCAGCACGACCGATAATTTTTAACTGCGTGCCGGCTTCAATAATTTCTTGGGTGACGCGTGTACCCGAACGAATCATCAGCGCATCGTACTCACCAATAATTTCTATCAGTTCTGCTGGTTTTAAACCTGTTTTGACATCAACTGTTGCTACTTGCGAGAGAATGTCAATTCCAGCCTGGTCAATAGGATCGGAGACAAGAACCTTGGACATGATTACTTTGTTTAAAGCTACAAGTTTTGCTGCACAAGACTTTTTAGTTTAGTCTTTATCCGTTGCAATTCAGCAAAAATTCTTTATTGTAATATCAACTTATCCTTACACTGACACCTCGCACTGAGGGTATGTATCAGTTACAAGGCTGATATGGCGCTGCTGCCAAATGTGCTGAGTGCTGAGTTGCAAGTCAGAATATACTCTTCTACCTACACCTCTGCTTCTGTTTTCTCACCTTGTCCCTTGTTGATGCTAGGTGCTGAGTTTCAGAATTTGAATTGATTGTTACTGCCTCCTATATTTAAATATCAGTGACTGTTCGTGCCACCTTTGGGTAAATATAAACCATGAATAGGGGACAGCATAGATATATTTATTAATCGTTAAGAGTTATTTGTATTTCTTTGGCGGTATGCAGTGGCTAAGGAATATCACTTGCGGTTGAATTCATCCACAGCAAGATAGTACTGTTGAGTATCACTTTATTACTGTCAGGGTGGTGCGTAGGCGTAGCCCTTTCTATGGATAAATTTGACTGAATTTAGCGGGACTTAAATACCCAAATTTTTGAAAAAGTCGGGTATTTAGGCAGCAAAGTTTGCTTAAGTAAGTGCTGTTCGATTGTAGATATCGGTTACTTGACCTTTCCTTAGATTTCTCCATGCTGCTATTCCGGGACTCGCCAAATTTTAACTGTCTTATCCTTACTCCCACTCACTAGAGTCTTACCATCGGGGCTAATGGCTACGGTATAAACTAAATCACTATGCCCAGTGAGAGTAGTTTTTAAAGCTCCAGTTTGTAAGTTCCAAATTTTAATAGTATTATCCCAACTACCAGTGGCAAGAGTCTGCCCATCCGGGCTAATTGCTACAGAACTCACTGCATAGCGGTGTTCAGTGAGGGTGTTTTTTAAGTCCCCAGTTTGTAGATTCCAAATCTTAATTGTCCTGTCGTAACTTCCACTAACTAAAGTTTTTCCATCTGGGCTAATTGCAACAGCAAAGATAACATCTTTGTGACCAGTAAGAGTATTTTTTAACTCCCCAGTTTGCAGATTCCAAATCTTGATAGTGCTGTCTGCACTCCCACTTGCTAGAGTTTGCCCATCTGAGCTAATTGCAAGAGCCATCACTGAATTATTGTGTCCATTGAGAATATTTTTCAACTCTCCAGTTTGTAAATTCCAAATCTTAATTTTATTATCTCCACCACCACTTACTAAATTTTGTCCATCTGGACTAATAACAACCGAATTAACCCTTGCTTCGCTTCTTGGAAGAGTTGCTTTCAATGTACCTGTAGGCAAATTCCAAATTTTGATAGTGCCATCTTTGCTAGCACTAACTACAGTTTTACTATCAGGGCTAATAGCAACTGAATTAACTACATTAGAATGCAGGGTAAGAGTTGTTTTTAACTCACCAGCTTTTAGGTTCCAAATCTTGATACTTTTATCAGCACTGCCACTAACTAAAGTTTCGCCATCGGCACTAATAGCTAGAGAATTAACCCACTCAGTATGTGCAATTAAACTATTAGCTAATGCAAGTTTTTCGTAAGCAATTGTATGAGTTAATAGAGGTTTACGAACTTGCCAAACTCCATATCCTCCCAAACTTAGTAACAAAATAGCGCCACTGAGCAACAATGGTATTTTGAAATGCTG contains:
- the serA gene encoding phosphoglycerate dehydrogenase, coding for MSKVLVSDPIDQAGIDILSQVATVDVKTGLKPAELIEIIGEYDALMIRSGTRVTQEIIEAGTQLKIIGRAGVGVDNVDVPAATRHGIVVVNSPEGNTIAAAEHAIAMMLALSRHIPDANVSVKKGEWDRKTFVGAEVYKKTLGIVGLGKIGSHVAAVAKAMGMKLLGYDPFISTERAEQIGCQLVDLDLLIQQADYITLHIPKTSETAHLINAKTLAKMKPTARIINCARGGIIDEAALAAAIKEGKIAGAALDVFESEPLGESDLRSLGKEMILTPHLGASTAEAQVNVAIDVAEQIRDVLLGLPARSAVNIPGLGPDVLEELKPYMQLAETLGNLVGQLAGGRVELLNIRLQGELATNKSQPLVVASLKGLLYQALRERVNYVNASIEAKERGIRVIETRDASVRDYAGSLHLEATGTLGTHSVTGALLGDKEIHLTDVDGFPINVPPSKYMLFTLHRDMPGIIGKLGSLLGSFNVNIASMQVGRKIVRGDAVMALSIDDPLPEGILDEITKVPGIRDAYTVTL